From the genome of Pantoea alfalfae, one region includes:
- a CDS encoding HlyD family secretion protein, which translates to MSENNQRDQHQQDAENATDKSRQPEENQDNDQQPERKRPGKKPLIILAVVVVIMLIVGFWFWFSTRNIETTDDAFTEGDAVTIAPKASGYVVKLLVKDNQRVKKGDLLVEIDPSDNRAQREQANAQLGLAVAQLHQAQAQLALSKVQYPAQRDQALADQAKAEANLLNAQADYRRQRGVDPRATSQRNIDSASAQLRSAQAQLQSAKAQVEVASQVALQIRQQETNVEARQQQVEQAKAQLSTADLNLSYTQVRAPYDGFITKRNVQLGTLVQAGSSLFSLVSPEIWVTANFKESQLQRMNPGDKVEISVDAWPDMKLEGHVDSIQMGSGSRFSTFPSENATGNYVKIVQRVPVKIVVDKGLDPNHPLPLGLSVEPKVTVE; encoded by the coding sequence ATGAGCGAGAATAATCAACGCGATCAACACCAGCAGGACGCAGAAAACGCGACGGATAAAAGCCGTCAGCCAGAGGAAAATCAGGACAACGACCAGCAGCCTGAGCGCAAACGCCCCGGTAAAAAGCCGCTGATTATTCTGGCGGTGGTGGTGGTGATTATGCTGATTGTCGGCTTCTGGTTCTGGTTCTCTACCCGCAACATTGAAACCACCGATGATGCCTTTACCGAAGGCGATGCCGTTACCATTGCGCCTAAAGCGTCCGGCTATGTCGTGAAGCTGCTGGTAAAAGATAACCAGCGGGTGAAGAAGGGCGATCTGCTGGTGGAAATCGATCCCAGCGACAATCGTGCTCAGCGCGAACAGGCTAATGCGCAGCTCGGTTTAGCGGTCGCACAGCTGCATCAGGCGCAGGCACAGCTGGCGCTGTCAAAAGTACAGTATCCGGCACAGCGCGATCAGGCGCTGGCGGACCAGGCTAAGGCTGAAGCGAACCTGCTGAATGCGCAGGCGGATTATCGTCGCCAGCGTGGCGTTGATCCGCGTGCAACCAGTCAGCGTAATATCGACAGCGCGTCCGCGCAGTTACGTTCGGCGCAGGCGCAGTTACAAAGTGCGAAAGCACAGGTTGAAGTGGCGTCACAGGTTGCCCTGCAGATTCGTCAGCAGGAGACCAATGTTGAAGCGCGTCAGCAACAGGTTGAGCAGGCGAAAGCACAGTTAAGCACGGCCGATCTGAATCTCTCCTATACCCAGGTTCGTGCGCCTTATGACGGGTTTATCACCAAGCGTAACGTTCAGCTGGGCACCCTGGTGCAGGCCGGTTCCTCATTGTTCTCGCTGGTCTCACCTGAGATCTGGGTCACGGCGAATTTCAAAGAGTCTCAGCTGCAACGTATGAATCCGGGCGACAAAGTGGAAATCAGCGTCGATGCCTGGCCGGATATGAAGCTGGAAGGGCATGTCGACAGTATTCAGATGGGCTCTGGTTCGCGCTTCTCAACCTTCCCGTCAGAGAACGCCACCGGCAACTATGTGAAAATCGTTCAGCGCGTGCCGGTGAAAATCGTGGTCGATAAGGGACTTGATCCAAACCATCCGCTGCCGCTGGGTCTCTCGGTTGAACCGAAGGTAACGGTGGAATGA
- a CDS encoding SLC13 family permease has product MPQLLRSFLHDSILHLLIVIGVVLAFLADFRWADLPGAVDWHTIITLTGLLILTKGLETSGYFDVLGGRLIARFRHERALALFMVLAAALLSTFLTNDVALFILVPLTLTLRKFSRLPISRLIIFEALAVNAGSLLTPVGNPQNILLWSHGKLSVVAFIVQMLPLAAWLLLSLVALTWFSFSKRSIDKHDNPEQPQWQKPLFIVSVVLYLLFIAGLELEITGWILLLILAIFLVMARPVLLRIDWSLLAVFIAMFIDVFLLTRLPVMQAHFDAVTHFGQGPLYLLAIGLSQVISNVPATILLLQKVPPTDVLAWAVNIGGFGLLPGSLANLIALRMAKDKAVWWQFHLFSLPLLAWSMASGWLLLQLLH; this is encoded by the coding sequence ATGCCTCAACTGCTTCGATCTTTTTTGCATGACTCTATTTTGCATTTATTAATCGTGATTGGCGTAGTTCTGGCATTTCTGGCGGATTTCCGCTGGGCCGATCTGCCCGGTGCCGTAGACTGGCATACCATTATCACGCTCACCGGGTTGTTAATCCTGACCAAAGGGCTGGAAACCAGCGGCTACTTTGACGTGCTGGGAGGACGGCTGATTGCGCGTTTCCGGCATGAACGCGCGCTTGCACTCTTTATGGTGCTGGCAGCGGCGCTGCTCTCTACGTTTCTGACCAACGATGTGGCGCTGTTCATTCTGGTTCCGCTGACGCTGACGCTGCGTAAGTTCTCCCGTTTACCTATCTCGCGACTGATTATTTTTGAGGCGCTGGCGGTTAATGCCGGATCGCTGCTGACACCGGTTGGCAATCCGCAAAACATTCTGTTGTGGAGTCACGGCAAGCTGAGCGTGGTGGCGTTTATCGTGCAGATGCTGCCGCTGGCCGCCTGGCTGCTGCTGAGTCTGGTGGCGTTAACCTGGTTCAGTTTTTCAAAGCGGTCGATTGATAAGCATGACAACCCGGAACAGCCGCAGTGGCAGAAGCCGCTGTTTATCGTCAGCGTCGTGTTGTACCTGCTGTTTATCGCCGGTCTTGAGCTGGAGATCACCGGCTGGATACTGCTGCTGATCCTCGCTATTTTCCTGGTGATGGCACGCCCGGTGCTGCTGCGCATTGACTGGAGCCTGCTGGCGGTGTTCATCGCCATGTTTATTGACGTCTTCCTGCTGACACGTCTGCCGGTGATGCAGGCGCACTTCGATGCGGTGACGCATTTCGGCCAGGGACCGCTCTATCTGCTGGCAATTGGTCTGTCTCAGGTGATCAGCAACGTCCCGGCGACAATTCTGCTGCTGCAAAAAGTTCCGCCCACGGATGTGCTGGCCTGGGCCGTCAACATTGGCGGGTTCGGTCTGCTGCCGGGATCGCTTGCTAACCTGATTGCACTGCGCATGGCGAAAGACAAAGCTGTCTGGTGGCAATTCCATCTCTTTTCCCTTCCTCTGCTGGCCTGGTCAATGGCCAGCGGCTGGCTGCTGTTGCAGTTACTCCATTAG
- a CDS encoding efflux transporter outer membrane subunit: MKVYFSHRLKPLSLLLAFGLAGCAVGPDYQAPKPAVPGGYNTLDSQEASKPQNAAINSRWWRSFNDPQLDSLIERAIAGNLSLQQTVLRIAGAREQLTQAQGSLFPTLGGSAKVTRQQLGLEGLLKSNGATDQLDSNVASQLNGLTQPVNLYQGSFDASWELDLWGKVRRQVEAANAQQQAAIEQRNDALVSLEAEVARAWLQLRGAQSTIQTLQQQIEVAQQTTELTQSQQRNGLAPLTDVENARAQLSTLQAQLPQYQSQARQAMNGLAVLLGKTPGALDAELSTPKALPTLPQFVPVGIPSTLARRRPDIRQAEATLHAQTAEIGVSVAQLFPSLSLTGQLGVRNTDVSYLDNWSSHFYSYGPSLSIPIFQGGQLVSSVKLARAQQASAALDYRQTVLTALQDVENALVSYRADQQRVTALDETTGALQRAFDLASDSYRQGLSTFLEVLDAQRQLAQAQEQATQARMQSALDLVALYKALGGGWETYQNVEMPQYPVFGPATQAN, from the coding sequence ATGAAGGTTTATTTCTCTCATCGCCTGAAACCCCTGAGTTTACTGCTGGCCTTCGGACTGGCGGGCTGTGCCGTCGGACCTGACTATCAGGCGCCGAAACCTGCCGTGCCGGGTGGTTACAACACCCTGGATTCGCAGGAGGCGTCAAAGCCACAAAATGCCGCGATTAATTCACGCTGGTGGCGCAGCTTCAATGATCCGCAGCTCGACAGTCTGATTGAGCGGGCAATTGCGGGCAACCTGAGCCTGCAGCAGACGGTGCTGCGCATTGCCGGTGCACGTGAACAGCTGACGCAGGCGCAGGGCAGTCTGTTCCCCACCCTGGGAGGTTCAGCCAAAGTGACGCGTCAGCAGCTCGGGCTGGAAGGCTTGCTGAAATCCAATGGCGCAACCGATCAGCTCGACAGCAACGTGGCCAGCCAGCTCAATGGATTGACCCAGCCGGTTAACCTCTATCAGGGCAGCTTCGATGCCAGCTGGGAGCTGGACCTGTGGGGCAAAGTGCGCCGTCAGGTTGAGGCCGCCAATGCCCAGCAGCAGGCCGCGATAGAGCAGCGCAACGATGCGCTGGTCTCACTGGAAGCCGAAGTGGCGCGAGCCTGGCTGCAGCTGCGTGGCGCGCAGAGCACCATTCAGACGCTGCAGCAGCAGATTGAGGTGGCGCAGCAGACTACAGAGCTGACGCAGAGCCAGCAGCGGAATGGTCTGGCTCCGCTGACCGATGTGGAAAATGCCCGAGCCCAGCTCAGTACGCTGCAGGCCCAACTGCCGCAGTATCAGTCTCAGGCGCGACAGGCGATGAATGGGCTGGCGGTGCTGCTTGGTAAAACGCCGGGTGCGCTGGATGCTGAACTCAGTACGCCAAAAGCGTTACCGACGCTACCGCAGTTTGTCCCGGTGGGTATTCCCTCCACGCTGGCACGTCGTCGTCCTGATATTCGTCAGGCTGAAGCGACGCTTCATGCTCAAACCGCAGAGATTGGCGTGTCAGTGGCGCAGCTTTTCCCAAGCCTGTCACTGACGGGTCAGCTGGGCGTGCGCAATACCGACGTCAGCTATCTGGATAACTGGAGCAGCCATTTCTACAGTTATGGTCCGTCGCTGTCGATTCCGATCTTCCAGGGTGGACAGCTGGTGTCGAGCGTCAAACTCGCCCGGGCACAGCAGGCCAGCGCCGCGCTGGATTATCGTCAGACGGTGCTGACGGCGTTGCAGGATGTGGAGAATGCGCTGGTCAGCTATCGCGCCGATCAGCAGCGTGTTACCGCGCTGGATGAAACGACCGGTGCCCTTCAGCGCGCCTTTGATCTCGCCAGCGACAGTTACCGGCAGGGGCTTTCAACCTTCCTCGAGGTGCTGGATGCACAGCGTCAGCTGGCACAGGCGCAGGAGCAGGCGACACAGGCGCGGATGCAGAGTGCGCTCGATTTAGTCGCCCTCTATAAAGCGCTGGGCGGCGGCTGGGAAACCTATCAGAACGTTGAGATGCCGCAATATCCGGTATTTGGCCCCGCAACCCAGGCAAATTAG
- a CDS encoding DHA2 family efflux MFS transporter permease subunit, with protein sequence MSTAQSWKPASNPWLVAITVTLAVFMEILDTTIVNVALPHIAGSLSSSYDESTWVLTSYLVANGIVLPISAFFSRLFGRKQFFLICIVMFTICSFLCGIATELWQIILFRVLQGFFGGGLQPVQQSVLLDYFKAEDRGKAFGLSSIAIIVAPVIGPTLGGWITDNYSWRWVFFINIPVGVLTVLAIYQLLEDPPWERKWAKGKLKIDYIGISLITLGLGCLQVMLDRGEDEDWFASHFIVLFAILALIGIVGAIYWLMYARKPVVDILVMKDRNFWVAGLLMAGMAMILYGSSVVLPQLAQQDLGYTATWSGLVLSPGAVLIVLTIPLVLKLMPIVQTRYIIAFGFSCLAVAFLYSSTLTPNVDFKTLVLMRSAQSIGLGFLFVPLTTIAFVTIPQRLNADASALFTMFRNVAGSIGISLSTAAITEREQVRSAHMVHNMTPLNEPFNITLQHWAQAIRDFTSAVGDPVTLATGQLYQEMIAQSRILAYIDVFSGLSIVALILIPFCWLLSPIKSEGSAGAH encoded by the coding sequence ATGAGTACGGCGCAGAGCTGGAAACCCGCCAGTAATCCGTGGTTAGTGGCGATCACGGTCACGCTGGCAGTGTTTATGGAGATCCTCGACACCACCATTGTTAACGTGGCGCTGCCGCATATCGCCGGTTCGCTCTCCTCCAGTTACGATGAGTCAACCTGGGTGCTGACCTCCTATCTGGTGGCGAACGGCATTGTGCTGCCTATCTCTGCGTTCTTCAGCCGGCTGTTTGGCCGTAAACAGTTTTTCCTGATCTGCATCGTGATGTTTACCATCTGCTCTTTCCTGTGCGGCATCGCTACCGAACTGTGGCAAATCATTCTGTTCCGCGTGCTGCAGGGCTTTTTTGGTGGGGGATTGCAGCCGGTTCAGCAGTCTGTGCTGCTGGACTACTTCAAGGCAGAAGATCGCGGCAAGGCATTTGGACTCTCTTCTATTGCCATTATTGTCGCGCCGGTGATTGGCCCGACATTAGGTGGCTGGATTACCGACAACTACAGCTGGCGCTGGGTCTTCTTTATCAACATTCCGGTCGGCGTGCTTACCGTGCTGGCGATCTATCAGCTGCTGGAAGATCCACCATGGGAGCGTAAGTGGGCCAAAGGTAAGCTAAAGATCGACTATATCGGCATCAGCCTGATTACCTTAGGACTGGGTTGTCTGCAGGTGATGCTGGATCGCGGAGAGGATGAGGACTGGTTTGCCTCGCACTTTATCGTGCTGTTCGCCATTCTGGCGCTGATTGGCATCGTCGGGGCCATCTACTGGCTGATGTATGCCCGTAAGCCAGTGGTCGATATTCTGGTGATGAAAGACCGCAACTTCTGGGTCGCCGGGCTGTTGATGGCGGGGATGGCGATGATTCTCTATGGCAGTTCCGTAGTGTTACCACAGCTGGCGCAGCAGGATCTGGGGTACACCGCCACCTGGTCAGGTCTGGTGTTGTCGCCTGGCGCGGTACTAATCGTGCTGACGATTCCGCTGGTGCTGAAACTGATGCCGATCGTTCAGACGCGCTACATCATCGCCTTTGGCTTCAGCTGTCTGGCCGTGGCGTTTCTCTACTCCTCGACTTTAACACCCAATGTCGATTTTAAAACGCTGGTGTTGATGCGCAGCGCGCAGTCGATCGGGCTGGGTTTCCTGTTTGTCCCGCTGACGACTATCGCCTTTGTCACCATTCCGCAGCGGCTTAATGCTGACGCCTCGGCGCTCTTTACCATGTTCCGTAACGTGGCCGGATCGATTGGGATTTCACTCTCGACCGCGGCCATTACCGAGCGCGAACAGGTACGGTCAGCGCACATGGTGCATAACATGACGCCGCTGAATGAGCCGTTCAACATTACGCTTCAGCACTGGGCACAGGCGATACGTGACTTTACCTCGGCGGTGGGCGATCCCGTCACGCTGGCAACCGGTCAGCTCTATCAGGAGATGATTGCGCAGTCGCGTATCCTCGCTTACATCGATGTCTTCTCAGGCCTGAGTATTGTCGCCCTGATTTTGATTCCATTTTGTTGGCTGCTGTCGCCGATTAAGAGCGAAGGCAGTGCAGGAGCACACTAA
- the moeB gene encoding molybdopterin-synthase adenylyltransferase MoeB translates to MLPELSDEEMLRYNRQIVLRGFDFDGQERLKASRALVVGLGGLGCAAAPYLASAGVGSLTLLDFDTVSHSNLQRQILHHDADIGRAKVDSAAHSLAAINPHCQLHPVNGQLDDAALLALIAQQQVVLDCTDNVAVREQLNRLCRQQRIPLVSGAAIRMEGQISVFNWQPGTPCYRCISRLFGEQTLSCVEAGVMAPLVGVMGAMQAMEAIKVLTAFGTPATSRLLMYDAMSAEFRSMKVAQDAHCEVCGGGA, encoded by the coding sequence ATGCTGCCTGAATTAAGTGATGAGGAGATGCTGCGCTACAACCGGCAGATCGTCCTGCGCGGCTTTGATTTTGACGGTCAGGAGCGGCTGAAAGCCAGTCGCGCGCTGGTCGTCGGGCTGGGCGGGCTGGGCTGCGCGGCTGCGCCCTACCTGGCTTCTGCCGGCGTCGGCAGCCTGACGCTGCTCGACTTCGATACCGTGTCGCACTCTAACCTGCAGCGGCAGATCCTGCACCATGACGCGGATATTGGCCGCGCCAAAGTGGACTCAGCCGCACACAGCCTGGCCGCCATCAATCCGCACTGCCAGTTGCATCCGGTCAACGGACAGCTTGACGATGCGGCGCTGCTGGCGCTGATCGCCCAACAGCAGGTGGTGCTGGACTGCACCGATAATGTCGCGGTGCGTGAGCAGCTTAACAGGCTCTGTCGACAGCAGCGGATACCACTGGTCTCCGGCGCTGCGATTCGGATGGAAGGTCAGATCAGCGTATTTAACTGGCAGCCCGGCACGCCCTGTTATCGCTGCATCAGCCGCCTGTTTGGCGAACAGACCCTGAGTTGCGTGGAAGCGGGTGTCATGGCTCCGCTGGTTGGCGTGATGGGTGCGATGCAGGCGATGGAAGCGATTAAAGTGCTGACGGCATTTGGCACGCCCGCCACCAGCCGGTTGCTGATGTACGATGCGATGAGCGCGGAGTTCCGCAGCATGAAGGTGGCGCAGGATGCGCACTGTGAAGTGTGTGGTGGAGGGGCTTAA
- the moeA gene encoding molybdopterin molybdotransferase MoeA, producing MESFTAGLISLEEAQQKMLSQLTPVTDSLSVPLAEAVGRITATAVTSPIAVPPFDNSAMDGYAVRLADVSNGQPLPVAGKAFAGAPFSGEWPQGSVIRIMTGAPVPTGCEAVVMQEQTETQCEEIVITAPVRQGQNIRLTGDDIQPGHVVLEAGTRLGAAELPLLASLGIAQVSVLRKLRVAIFSTGDELQPVGEPLADGQIYDTNRFAVSLMLHKLGCEVIDLGIIKDDPSALRAAFTEADRQADVVITTGGVSVGEADFTKTMLEELGAISFWKLAIKPGKPFAFGRLNSSWFCGLPGNPVSAAVTFYQLVQPLLATLTGQQKSALPPRQKVRCASRLKKSPGRLDFQRGILRQNAQGELEVETTGMQGSHVFSSFAQANCFIVLERERGNVEPGEWVEVEPFNALLEA from the coding sequence ATGGAAAGTTTTACTGCAGGTTTGATCTCCCTTGAGGAGGCACAACAAAAAATGCTGTCACAGCTGACGCCCGTCACCGACTCGCTGAGTGTGCCGCTGGCCGAGGCGGTCGGGCGCATCACCGCAACCGCAGTCACCTCACCGATTGCCGTGCCGCCCTTTGATAACTCCGCGATGGATGGCTACGCCGTCAGGCTGGCCGATGTCAGCAACGGACAGCCGCTGCCGGTGGCGGGTAAAGCCTTTGCCGGCGCGCCGTTCAGCGGTGAATGGCCGCAGGGCAGCGTGATTCGCATCATGACCGGTGCGCCGGTGCCCACTGGCTGTGAAGCGGTAGTGATGCAGGAGCAGACCGAAACGCAGTGCGAGGAGATTGTGATTACCGCGCCGGTGCGTCAGGGACAGAATATCCGCCTGACCGGTGATGATATTCAGCCGGGCCATGTGGTGCTGGAAGCGGGTACGCGTCTGGGTGCCGCCGAGCTGCCGCTGCTCGCCTCGCTGGGTATCGCTCAGGTCAGCGTACTGCGAAAACTGCGGGTCGCTATCTTCTCAACCGGTGATGAACTCCAGCCAGTTGGTGAGCCGCTGGCAGACGGCCAGATTTATGACACCAACCGCTTTGCGGTCTCGCTGATGCTGCATAAGCTGGGTTGCGAAGTCATCGACCTTGGCATCATCAAAGATGATCCGTCCGCACTGCGTGCTGCTTTCACCGAGGCCGATCGGCAGGCGGATGTCGTGATTACTACCGGCGGCGTCTCGGTGGGCGAAGCGGACTTCACCAAAACGATGCTGGAAGAGCTTGGTGCCATCAGCTTCTGGAAGCTGGCGATCAAGCCGGGCAAGCCATTTGCCTTTGGCCGCCTTAACAGCAGCTGGTTCTGCGGCCTGCCGGGCAATCCGGTCTCCGCCGCCGTCACTTTCTATCAACTGGTGCAGCCGCTGCTTGCCACCCTCACCGGCCAGCAAAAATCAGCATTGCCGCCACGTCAGAAAGTGCGCTGCGCCTCGCGGCTGAAAAAGTCACCAGGCCGGCTCGATTTCCAGCGCGGCATCCTGCGACAGAACGCCCAGGGTGAACTGGAGGTAGAGACCACCGGGATGCAGGGCTCACACGTCTTCAGCTCTTTTGCCCAGGCGAACTGCTTTATTGTGCTGGAACGGGAACGCGGCAACGTGGAACCGGGCGAATGGGTCGAGGTGGAACCGTTCAACGCCCTGCTGGAGGCGTAA
- a CDS encoding ABC-F family ATPase, whose protein sequence is MLVSSNITMQFGSKPLFENISVKFGGGNRYGLIGANGSGKSTFMKILGGDLVPSGGNVSYDPNERIGKLRQDQFAFEQFSVLDTVIMGHHELWEVKQERDRIYSLPEMSEEEGYKVGDLEALYGEMDGYSAESRAGELLLGVGIPVEQHYGPMSEIAPGFKLRVLLAQALFSNPDILLLDEPTNNLDIDTIRWLEQVLNERDSTMIIISHDRHFLNMVCTHMADLDYGELRVYSGNYDEYMTAATQARERLLSDNAKKKAQIADLQSFVSRFSANASKSRQATSRAKQMDKIKLDEVKASSRQNPFIRFEQDKKLFRNALEVEGLTKGFDNGPLFKNLNLLLEVGEKLAVIGANGIGKSTLLKSLVGQLTPDNGTVKWSENARIGYYAQDHADDFANDLTVFDWMSQWKQPGDDEQTIRGILGRLLFSQDDIKKPAKVLSGGEKGRMLFGKLMMEKPNILIMDEPTNHLDMESIESLNMALEMYEGTLVFVSHDREFVSSLATRVIELKADKVVDFTGNYEDYLRSQGIV, encoded by the coding sequence GTGTTAGTTAGCAGCAATATCACCATGCAGTTTGGCAGCAAGCCACTGTTCGAAAATATCTCCGTTAAATTTGGCGGCGGTAATCGTTACGGTTTAATCGGTGCGAACGGCAGCGGAAAATCCACCTTCATGAAGATTTTGGGTGGCGATCTGGTGCCTTCAGGCGGCAACGTCTCTTACGATCCCAACGAGCGCATTGGTAAGTTGCGTCAGGATCAGTTCGCCTTTGAACAATTCAGCGTGCTGGACACCGTTATCATGGGTCACCATGAATTATGGGAAGTAAAGCAGGAGCGCGACCGCATTTATTCTTTGCCAGAAATGAGCGAAGAAGAGGGGTATAAAGTCGGCGATCTTGAAGCGCTTTACGGTGAGATGGATGGCTATAGCGCCGAGTCGCGTGCCGGTGAATTATTACTCGGTGTCGGCATTCCGGTTGAGCAGCATTATGGCCCGATGAGTGAAATCGCCCCTGGCTTTAAATTACGTGTACTACTGGCGCAGGCGCTGTTTTCTAATCCGGATATTTTGTTACTCGACGAACCGACGAACAACCTGGACATTGATACGATTCGCTGGCTGGAACAGGTTCTGAACGAGCGTGACAGCACCATGATTATCATTTCGCATGACCGTCACTTCCTGAATATGGTTTGCACCCACATGGCCGATTTGGATTATGGCGAGCTGCGGGTTTATTCCGGTAATTATGACGAATATATGACCGCGGCAACGCAGGCACGTGAACGTCTGTTATCTGATAATGCCAAGAAGAAAGCGCAGATTGCTGACTTACAATCATTCGTCAGTCGTTTTAGCGCCAACGCCTCTAAATCACGTCAGGCGACTTCACGTGCTAAGCAGATGGATAAAATTAAACTGGATGAAGTGAAAGCTTCCAGTCGCCAGAACCCGTTTATCCGCTTTGAGCAGGACAAGAAACTGTTCCGTAATGCGCTGGAAGTGGAAGGTTTAACGAAAGGTTTTGATAACGGTCCGCTGTTTAAGAATTTAAATCTGCTGCTGGAAGTGGGTGAGAAGCTGGCGGTAATTGGTGCCAATGGTATTGGTAAATCGACGCTGTTGAAATCGCTGGTGGGTCAGCTTACGCCTGATAATGGCACGGTTAAATGGTCAGAGAATGCGCGTATTGGTTATTACGCTCAGGATCACGCCGATGATTTTGCCAATGACCTGACGGTATTTGACTGGATGAGTCAGTGGAAACAGCCGGGCGATGATGAGCAGACCATTCGCGGTATTCTCGGTCGTCTGCTGTTTTCGCAGGATGATATTAAGAAGCCAGCCAAAGTCCTTTCCGGTGGTGAGAAGGGACGTATGCTGTTCGGTAAGCTGATGATGGAAAAACCGAACATCCTGATTATGGATGAGCCGACCAACCACCTTGATATGGAGTCGATTGAATCGCTCAATATGGCGCTGGAGATGTATGAAGGCACACTGGTGTTTGTTTCGCATGACCGCGAATTTGTCAGCTCGCTGGCAACCCGTGTGATTGAGTTGAAAGCAGACAAGGTGGTGGACTTCACCGGTAATTACGAAGATTACCTGCGTAGTCAGGGTATCGTCTGA
- a CDS encoding H-NS family histone-like protein, translating into MSDAFKVLNNIRTLRAQARELPLTDLEEILEKLTVVVTERREEAEAEETQNREKEEKLSKYREMLLADGIDPNELLGALESGKKRTKRAPRPAKYSYTDENGEQKSWTGQGRTPAAIKKALDSGKSLDSFLID; encoded by the coding sequence ATGAGTGACGCATTTAAAGTACTGAACAATATTCGCACATTACGTGCCCAGGCTCGTGAACTGCCACTGACCGATCTTGAAGAGATCCTGGAAAAATTAACCGTTGTTGTTACTGAGCGCCGCGAAGAAGCAGAAGCGGAAGAGACGCAGAATCGCGAAAAAGAAGAAAAGCTGTCTAAATATCGCGAAATGCTGCTGGCTGACGGCATCGATCCTAATGAATTATTAGGTGCGCTGGAAAGCGGAAAAAAACGTACCAAGCGTGCGCCGCGTCCGGCTAAATATTCTTACACCGACGAAAACGGTGAGCAGAAATCATGGACAGGTCAGGGCCGCACCCCGGCAGCGATTAAAAAAGCGCTGGATTCCGGTAAAAGCCTGGACAGTTTCCTGATCGATTGA
- a CDS encoding isoaspartyl peptidase/L-asparaginase family protein, with translation MVNAVIAIHGGAGAISRAAMSAEKEQRYRQALHDIVTQGQQILAQGGSALDAVTEAVRLLEECPLFNAGKGAVFTHQGTHELDACIMDGRSLEVGAVAGVTRLRNPVLAARAVLEKSEHVLFIGEGAEQFAVAQGLETVEPDFFSTPERWEQLQRALNSDTAVLDHDGAALSDDPLDPDRKFGTVGAVALDLAGNLAAATSTGGMTNKQAGRVGDSPLPGAGCYASNDSVAVSCTGTGEVFMRTLAAYDVAAQMRYAGRSLQQASVNVIHDSVLELGGSGGLIAVDRAGNVALPFNSEGMYRGVARVGEAADVAIYRES, from the coding sequence ATGGTCAATGCAGTGATCGCCATTCACGGCGGCGCAGGTGCGATTTCGCGCGCAGCAATGAGCGCTGAAAAGGAACAACGCTACCGTCAGGCGCTCCACGATATTGTCACACAGGGTCAGCAGATACTGGCGCAGGGCGGCAGTGCACTCGATGCAGTGACCGAGGCGGTGCGACTGCTGGAAGAGTGTCCGCTGTTTAACGCGGGCAAAGGCGCGGTCTTCACCCATCAGGGCACCCATGAACTCGATGCCTGCATCATGGATGGCCGTTCGCTGGAAGTGGGCGCGGTCGCAGGCGTAACGCGATTACGTAATCCGGTCCTGGCGGCACGTGCCGTGCTGGAAAAAAGCGAGCATGTGCTGTTTATCGGGGAAGGCGCAGAGCAGTTTGCCGTGGCGCAGGGGCTGGAAACGGTCGAGCCTGATTTCTTCTCTACGCCGGAACGCTGGGAACAGTTACAGCGCGCGCTCAACAGCGATACCGCGGTGCTGGACCATGATGGTGCTGCACTCAGTGACGACCCGCTCGACCCGGACCGTAAGTTCGGCACGGTCGGGGCGGTCGCGCTGGATCTGGCGGGCAACCTCGCTGCGGCCACGTCAACCGGCGGGATGACCAATAAGCAGGCCGGACGCGTCGGCGACTCGCCGCTGCCGGGCGCGGGCTGCTATGCCAGCAACGACAGCGTGGCGGTCTCCTGTACCGGCACCGGTGAAGTCTTTATGCGGACGCTGGCGGCCTACGATGTGGCCGCGCAGATGCGCTACGCCGGACGCTCGTTGCAGCAGGCGAGTGTTAACGTCATTCATGACAGCGTGCTGGAACTGGGCGGCAGTGGCGGCTTAATCGCCGTCGATCGCGCAGGCAACGTGGCGCTGCCGTTCAACAGCGAAGGTATGTACCGGGGCGTTGCGCGGGTCGGCGAGGCGGCTGACGTCGCTATCTATCGCGAAAGTTAA